From one Leptospira stimsonii genomic stretch:
- a CDS encoding MarR family winged helix-turn-helix transcriptional regulator produces the protein MPRNKEKKTSQLIDTAFAYYFHRTDRLLRLHFTKLMSDYKEDITVEQWILLNQLSATGSASQTDLVDKTFKDRPNVTRLLDGLEKKDFVQREDDPDDRRKFQVVITKKGKALLERTLPLMIKERKFVYKGLSNSDLQVLKRISETIENNVLDGRI, from the coding sequence ATGCCTCGTAACAAAGAAAAAAAAACTTCCCAACTCATTGATACCGCGTTCGCGTATTATTTTCATAGAACGGATCGTCTTTTAAGACTTCATTTTACAAAACTGATGTCCGATTACAAAGAGGATATCACCGTGGAACAATGGATTCTTCTCAACCAATTATCCGCAACTGGATCGGCCTCTCAAACGGATCTTGTGGATAAAACGTTCAAGGACAGACCGAACGTCACTCGTCTTTTGGACGGACTCGAAAAGAAGGATTTCGTACAAAGAGAAGACGATCCGGACGATCGAAGAAAATTCCAAGTGGTAATTACGAAAAAAGGAAAAGCGTTGCTGGAGAGAACCTTGCCGCTTATGATAAAGGAAAGAAAGTTTGTCTACAAAGGACTCAGCAATTCCGACTTACAAGTTCTAAAAAGAATTTCTGAAACGATAGAAAACAACGTTTTAGACGGAAGAATCTAA
- a CDS encoding GNAT family N-acetyltransferase — protein sequence MNSIQIKPIESPEEILSTFPVMNQLRPDLKKEEYLSLVSSMMKEGYLLAAVSENSEICAVAGYRFGTMLARGKYLYVDDLVTDSEKRSRSFGKLLFDWLIEEAKKRDCDQFHLDSGVQRYGAHRFYLRERMILSAHHFVLMLK from the coding sequence ATGAATTCGATCCAAATCAAACCAATCGAAAGTCCGGAAGAAATCCTTTCGACGTTTCCCGTGATGAATCAATTGCGACCGGATCTAAAAAAAGAAGAATATCTTTCACTCGTTTCCTCCATGATGAAGGAAGGTTATCTTTTAGCCGCCGTATCGGAGAATTCCGAAATTTGCGCGGTCGCCGGTTATCGTTTTGGTACGATGCTCGCGCGCGGAAAGTATCTATATGTAGACGATCTTGTGACCGATAGCGAAAAGCGCTCCCGAAGTTTCGGAAAGCTTCTTTTCGATTGGCTCATAGAAGAAGCGAAAAAAAGAGACTGCGATCAGTTCCATCTGGACAGCGGGGTTCAGAGATACGGCGCACATCGATTTTATCTCCGGGAGAGAATGATCCTATCCGCACACCACTTCGTATTAATGCTAAAGTAG
- a CDS encoding KTSC domain-containing protein: MLETHFISSPEIESIGYDAEHKELHVRMRNGKERILYYVEKQTYSELMQSGSKMEFLKKMNPSV, encoded by the coding sequence ATGTTAGAAACACATTTTATATCTTCCCCTGAAATCGAATCCATCGGATACGACGCGGAGCACAAAGAGCTTCACGTTCGTATGAGAAACGGAAAAGAGAGAATCTTATATTACGTCGAAAAACAAACCTACTCGGAACTTATGCAATCCGGTTCCAAAATGGAATTCCTGAAAAAAATGAATCCTTCCGTTTGA
- a CDS encoding peroxiredoxin-like family protein yields MKLKTGDQAKEFMVRDYLGKTIHLSDLKGKYTLLAFFRNAECALCNLRVHQLLKAYPKLKDKGLQIVAVFESSEESIRNSVGKQAIPFTLVPDPSNKLYKLYDVERSWLGVIRTILTGKKEMKEAEELGFEMRKVPGMKMDRMPAEFLIGPDLKIEIAKFSKKVTDHISLEDIKAYLN; encoded by the coding sequence ATGAAACTAAAGACGGGTGACCAGGCCAAAGAGTTTATGGTAAGAGATTACCTTGGAAAAACGATTCACCTTTCGGATTTGAAAGGGAAATACACACTTCTGGCCTTTTTTAGAAACGCGGAATGTGCCCTTTGTAATTTGCGAGTACACCAGCTTTTAAAAGCGTATCCGAAACTTAAGGACAAAGGTCTTCAAATCGTCGCGGTGTTCGAGTCCTCGGAAGAAAGTATTCGGAACAGCGTAGGAAAGCAGGCTATCCCCTTTACATTGGTGCCGGATCCCTCCAACAAATTGTATAAGCTTTACGACGTGGAACGATCTTGGCTTGGTGTAATCCGTACGATTTTGACAGGTAAGAAAGAAATGAAGGAAGCGGAAGAATTAGGCTTTGAGATGAGAAAAGTTCCCGGCATGAAAATGGATCGTATGCCTGCGGAATTTTTAATCGGTCCGGACTTGAAAATCGAGATCGCTAAATTTTCCAAAAAAGTGACGGATCATATTTCATTGGAAGACATCAAAGCGTATCTAAACTGA
- a CDS encoding alpha/beta fold hydrolase, producing MKRILILALTVLVAILILLPFVSDGENQILNSETRSKSGGTFIETPDGFVHYKFDGPKNGDVVVLVPGFSNPLFIYEPLSKILQEEGFRVLTMDLFGRGLSDRPDTIYNPELFERELLHLFKSLNIQKPVNLIGTSMGGIIVGQFTLKHPEMVKKLGLIAPAGFPMELPLIGKLTRLPWIGDYFTKTFGDRAILKGSKTNFYAPEKFPDFNSIYKDQMKYIGFKRAILSSLRNMPLESFQKEYEKLDKIPIPKLLIWGKDDKVVPFQNSEAALKTFHGIEFFPLENEGHIPHFESPERIRPILLSFLKK from the coding sequence ATGAAACGAATTCTAATCCTTGCGTTGACCGTTCTCGTTGCGATTTTAATTCTCCTTCCGTTCGTTTCCGACGGAGAAAATCAAATTCTCAATTCGGAAACTCGATCCAAAAGTGGAGGAACGTTTATCGAGACTCCGGACGGCTTTGTACATTACAAATTCGATGGCCCTAAGAACGGAGACGTCGTAGTTCTCGTTCCTGGATTCTCTAATCCTCTGTTCATTTACGAACCGTTGTCGAAGATTCTTCAGGAGGAAGGATTTCGAGTTCTTACGATGGATCTTTTCGGAAGAGGACTTTCCGATCGACCGGATACGATTTACAATCCGGAACTTTTTGAAAGAGAATTACTTCATTTATTCAAATCTTTGAATATTCAAAAACCTGTAAACTTGATCGGAACTTCCATGGGAGGGATTATCGTTGGTCAATTTACGCTAAAACACCCTGAAATGGTCAAAAAACTTGGCTTGATCGCTCCTGCGGGTTTTCCGATGGAACTTCCTTTAATCGGAAAATTGACGAGACTCCCTTGGATCGGCGATTACTTTACGAAAACCTTTGGCGATAGGGCAATTTTGAAAGGTTCGAAGACAAATTTCTACGCGCCGGAAAAATTTCCGGATTTCAATTCGATCTATAAGGATCAGATGAAATACATCGGATTTAAAAGAGCGATTCTTTCCAGCCTCAGAAATATGCCCTTAGAATCCTTTCAGAAAGAATATGAAAAATTGGATAAGATCCCGATTCCTAAATTGCTGATCTGGGGAAAAGACGACAAAGTAGTTCCTTTCCAGAATAGCGAGGCGGCGCTCAAAACATTTCACGGAATTGAATTTTTCCCTTTAGAGAACGAAGGACATATTCCACATTTTGAATCTCCGGAAAGAATTAGGCCGATACTTCTTTCCTTTTTGAAAAAGTAA